A stretch of Rhododendron vialii isolate Sample 1 chromosome 4a, ASM3025357v1 DNA encodes these proteins:
- the LOC131322656 gene encoding probable 2' cyclic ADP-D-ribose synthase BdTIR produces the protein MNHSSRAMSLIQRQVLNQRSRPIRMPCDVFINHRGIDTKRTVTSLLYDHLSWLNLRPFLDNKNMKPGDKLFEKIDAAIRDCKVGVTVFSPRYCESYFCLHELALLMESKKKIVPLFCDIKPSELRVLDTGSIPEMGVKRFKAALEEAKFTVGVTFDSVNGNWSDAVTSVADMVIDSLMEVQEEEQLRRRSTGISFPDVAQASPIVKQY, from the exons atgaACCATAGCTCAAGAGCCATGAGCTTGATACAACGCCAAGTTCTCAACCAACGGAGCCGGCCGATCCGAATGCCATGCGACGTCTTCATCAACCACCGGGGCATCGACACGAAGCGGACGGTGACCTCGTTGCTCTACGACCACCTCTCCTGGCTGAACCTCCGGCCTTTCTTGGACAACAAGAACATGAAACCCGGGGACAAGCTGTTTGAGAAGATCGATGCAGCGATAAGGGACTGCAAGGTCGGCGTCACGGTGTTTTCGCCCCGTTACTGCGAGTCGTACTTCTGCCTTCACGAGCTGGCTCTTCTTATGGAGTCCAAGAAGAAGATCGTTCCGCTCTTTTGCGACATCAAGCCATCAGAGCTGAGGGTTTTGGACACGGGGAGTATTCCCGAGATGGGGGTGAAAAGGTTCAAAGCAGCTCTTGAAGAGGCTAAGTTCACCGTCGGGGTCACGTTTGATTCCGTTAATGG GAACTGGTCGGATGCGGTAACAAGTGTTGCTGACATGGTGATAGATAGCCTGATGGAAGTCCAGGAGGAAGAGCAACTCCGACGCCGGAGTACCGGAATCTCTTTCCCGGACGTTGCTCAGGCTTCGCCAATAGTGAAGCAATA